The DNA segment gtgtgtgtgtgtgtgtgtgtgtgtgtgtgtaagagagagagagaaacacggGCCTCCTGCTGGGAAACCAACTCCTCATACACTTCTGCTTCCACACATGTAACCCACCAGATTCATACATCTCTACACATGCAGCTTTCTATTGGCTGATGAGTTTTCATCATATTTTTGGACAGTATGTGGTTATGAGACCGCATCGAAACCCACACTGatagaatacaaaaaaattaaaaaatcttcaGAGGACATGCTGATGGAATACATCTCAAATAGATTATCAGGGTTGAAACAAACTCATGGAGTCCCTGCAAGCTTAAGTGAAATATTCTTCTGAATTTATAGTATATCTGCTAGTAGACTAAGATGTGCATTCAAAGTTGACCAACACACCTGTCCACCCAATTATCCATCTATTCATTGCCCATCCATCCACTTTTCCACccattcatctattcatccatccatctacctatccatccatccatccattcatctatcgaCCTATTTATCCATTCACTctaccatccatccatttattcatccatccatctatccatccatccatccttctattCATTGCCCATCCATCCACTCTTCCACccattcatctattcatctatctacctatcaatccatccatccatctacctatccatccatccattcatctatcgaCCTATTTATCCATTCACTCTacagtccatccatccatccatccattcatccatctattcattgcCCATCCATCCACTCTTCCAAccattcatctattcatctatctacctatcaatccatccatccatccatccatccatccatccatccatccatccagctatTCATTGCCCATCCATCCACTCGTCCACCCATTCATCttttcatccatctatctacctatccatccatccatccatccatccatccatccatccatctatccatccattcatctgtcAACCTATTTATCCATTCACtctaccatccatccatccatcaattaatCTTTCcaaccatctatccatccatccatccatccacccatccattcattcatttattaacaacCTGTCAGTTGTATCCATGGAATAAAAACTTTGATGCAGGAACACCTTCAGTACATGTAGAGATATTTTTGAGAAAATTAGCTTAGGCATATTTGAGATTTTGTAGAACGTGAATTTCTAGATTGGAATTTGCACTTGCTAGTGTCAGCCAACTCCCGCCATCTCTGTTTGAGGTGTGCCTCCCGAGAGCTCGTTGGACatgcagaaaaataaagcagtttTGTTCCTTTCTCACCGATTACTGAAAGCTTCTTCATTTTGGtaaatttgtattgtttatgtCAACCGATAGCAAAGATAATTTcagatttgtttaaataaaatatcttgCTACTTTAAAATTTGACATTGGAttttaatagtatttacatGATAACTAACTAACCTATAGCAATTTAACAAATCTAAAGTGTAATTTATAAGTCGAAATACCTGGGAGAATTAGTTACTATTTATTAATAAGTTATTTGTTGgttgtttcacaatttgagccaCAAAAGCTCCGACATCCATTACAGAACACCAAACCTACCAGCTAATTCACCAGCTCATGTTTTTGGGATGAAACTGGATAATCCAGAGGAAGCCCACACAGCTAGCCAGGGAACATGTGCAAACTTAACAAAGGCAGTAACCCAAGCTGAACTCTGAACCTGGAGCTTTGAGAAGTGATGTGGTCATTTCCAACATGCTAAAAATAACGATGTTAAAACTTCATAAAGCATTTAAAAGTCAGCTACGTCAACAGAGAATACATATACATAGATATGTTAGCAACAATTTTTTTAGCATTATTAGCAATatgtaaaaagtgtaaaagcCCAAAAAATCTGCAGTGTCCctttttattattgtgaaatCACTGATTTAACCGGTGAACCCAATTTTTCACATTAGAAAACTCTCTCATTCTGAGGGAGCTTGAACAAAATGAAGGTCAGAAAGCCCAGGAAATATACATGAAAAtctgctgttttatttattattgcataTGTTTAATGGTAAGaagtcatttttttgtatattttgctAACTAAAAACCTggaacataaaacaaaaaatagtgCTCTCAggttatttttgaaaaaaataaaatgatgaattattCAATATGTATAGATCTAATTAATAACACAGTTGTTTAGAGACATCAAGATGTAATACACACCAAAGAACCTTGCAGTTTGGTGTAACAGTGTGAGTTTCTCACATAATGTCCACTCGAGCAAAGGACTGATCCGTTCCCAAGTTATTCTCCACGAACACCTCATACTTTCCTGAATCTGATGCCCGTGCACTTTTGATCGTGAGAATGGTGTCAGTGTCACCTACGTCAAAAAACACCCTAGAGGGAAATAAGCACACCAGTTGAGTTTACAACACTGAGCTATTTAGATAGATGGACTTGAAGAATACAGCTACAAGAGTAAAGAAACATCACTACCTGTCATCTTCCTCTATATCTTCTCCATCCTTGAGCCAGCCGACATCAGGGGGCGGTTCCCCACTGATCTCCGCCTTCAGCACAACAGTGGTCCCTCTCCTGCCTTTCACACTGTCTGGTCCCTTGGTCACCTTAGCTGGGACTGCATGTAAAAAGTTTTTAGTACTATTCTTCAAacaatacagatgtgtattgaCTTCCATTCTATGGCAATTCTACACACCCTCCACTATGATGCAAGCAGAGCCGGATGTCTGACCAAAGGGGTTTTTAATGGTAACAGTGTATCTGCCCAGATCTGCTAACTCTCCATCACGCACCACTAGTGCCACAACATCAGTTTCCTCAAACACGTAGCGGTACTTAGGTCCATCTTTAAGCTCTTTGCCGTCTTTTGACCAGACGATGAAGGGGTCAGGGAAAGCACTGACTCGGCACTCCAACTTTGCGGCACTTCCTTCCACCAGGAGCACGTCTTTTAGCTCCTGCAGAAATGTTGGTGGCCCTTTCTCACGTAGCTCTTTTCTTGACCTTGAACATATATTAGAAAGGAAAAGATATTAAAATGTTCTACATGGCATTTCCTTATGAAATTGGTTTCAATTCTTGGATTCATATAAGTTGCCCCAAACgtacaattttattatattgtatacatttaGAGATTAtcttgtatttataaatgattcaAGTAGAAAAAACTTTTACTATGTTCATcagaaacaataataaaaattattattgtacacaATGGTCAAATTAACATCAGTGCTAACAATATTTCAGGTTGTTTGTTACCGATGGCCCCGATATGAAGCCTGGATGCGTATAGCTGCCTCTTGAACTTGAGGGTCGTTGATGTTAATTATGCACCCTGGTGGGGGTGCAGCCTTGACtttggacatctgaccatttagacaaaaaaacaaataaaaatcatattggTGGAATGACAAATTGTCTTTTAAGGCTTTCCTTTGAGAAATGGGTTTAGGGTTTAAAATGAGTAAAATGCAGACTGTAACATGAAACACTCAACTTATCATGTAATACAACATAAACCACGAGCTAATCAATTCAATTAAGTTGTATTTGttatgtgcttttaaaaatggacatttaaccaaagcagctttacagaggtAATGaggttatatattttaaatttatttgttattaccTAAACGTTttgtccctataagtttatctctaatgagcaagcctTCCTGAGGTAGaaagcttgagaggaaccagactcaaaagtgaaccCATCTTTACAGCAACATCCAGAGgtgtttgattaaaataattactaaaacaaaaatatatttcaaataatatgtgaagaatgtaagaattatgaccagataaaacaaacaaacaaaaaatacttACCCCAGGTTCCTGAATATCTCAGTCACGATACTCACAGACTGTAGCCCTCAACCTGGCTTTATATACACACCTCCAATGGGACAAGTCTGATCGAATGAAGTCTTAATTGTAAGAGGTCTACAGATGCCACCCAgcatttctccttctttagatCTTTGCCTGGAGACTCCCAGACTTGCTGAGGTCCATTAAAGATGTTCAGCAAGTGTCCCAGAGTAGCCAGCCAGGCCTTGTATAGTGAACCAATGGCTGAAAGACCCAAGAGGCTACTCAGAATGCAGCATGGGCTGTGACTAAGAATGCATGAGTAGTAGATGTGAAACACGAGTCCTCCCGGATGAGGGCTTCTACACAGGTGGGCACCAGGAGGCTCGGTTTGAGACCATTTACATCAAGGCATTTAGATAATGGACCTCTTTGAGGAGAGTGGAAAGTCTGTCTCATGGTCTAgtttataccacagcactgtCAACAGTATGcttgaattctgattggtcagaatgtgtgAGATTTGTGTTAGCTGCAAAACAAGTtactattatataataatttcttATGTAACATATAACAATGAAGATAATCAGAGGTAAAATGATTCCTTTCAAATTTCCTACACTAGAAAATCAGAAGCCCTTAAAGTTTCTCTATAAGATAATTGCAATAACGTAAACGATAACttgaacaaaaacatttcttgacattacacaacattaaacatgtttatgaagaaataaaaacagatgtaGGTAATTATGACTGACCATATTTTACaatgcatttgttttcttttcttctctaattctattaatagatattCAAAACATGCAAATTATTAGCAGCAGTTGTGGCTTTGAGACACAATTATGAGTTCAACCAAAGGACCTTTGGAAAGTGGAAGCTTAATTTTGCTGACAAAAGTGACAGATATACTCTTtatttctgactttatttcagCAAATGTTGCATTTTcacatgtacactttttttttctcgataCAACCTGTAAAGCATTCAGACAATGTTCAGGTTTGTCAGTGTTTATAGTGCAATGCATTCCAAATTCTGGTTTAGTTTCACATTAAAGGGTTTCTAtgtgtaataaaaagaaaaaaaatacattcaaaccACCAACTAATAACAACAAACAGCTTTTTTCTTGTAGCCAGAGAGCCATTTTTGCTTCATTGTGTGTTGGATTCAAAACTTAATGAACAGGAAGAAGATTTCTAATCACCATTCTTTTAATAGAATTTCAACTAcaaaagatgaaaataaaaggTAGAAAAAATGAACAATTTGACCAGAAATTTGTGGGCCTTTGTGACTAAAGTTGAGTAttttatgcaaatgcaaataCGCCAACACAGTTCTGAAGTGCAAAAATCAGCAAAACTACTCACTGCAACATGTAACAACATCCAGGATTT comes from the Silurus meridionalis isolate SWU-2019-XX chromosome 3, ASM1480568v1, whole genome shotgun sequence genome and includes:
- the LOC124383236 gene encoding SPEG neighbor protein-like, coding for MSKVKAAPPPGCIININDPQVQEAAIRIQASYRGHRSRKELREKGPPTFLQELKDVLLVEGSAAKLECRVSAFPDPFIVWSKDGKELKDGPKYRYVFEETDVVALVVRDGELADLGRYTVTIKNPFGQTSGSACIIVEVPAKVTKGPDSVKGRRGTTVVLKAEISGEPPPDVGWLKDGEDIEEDDRVFFDVGDTDTILTIKSARASDSGKYEVFVENNLGTDQSFARVDIM